The Pseudomonas fluorescens genome includes a window with the following:
- a CDS encoding TusE/DsrC/DsvC family sulfur relay protein, translating into MKTLNVGDRTIALDKDGYLADLDDWSAEVATALATAEDIELGPEHWEILELLRGFYNEFQLSPATRPLIKYTALKLGADKGNSLHLNRLFKGTPAKLAAKLAGLPKPTNCL; encoded by the coding sequence ATGAAGACGCTGAACGTGGGCGACCGCACCATCGCGCTGGACAAGGACGGCTACCTGGCCGACCTTGACGACTGGTCGGCCGAGGTCGCCACAGCCCTGGCCACTGCCGAAGACATCGAGCTGGGCCCCGAACACTGGGAGATCCTTGAACTGCTGCGCGGCTTCTATAACGAATTCCAGCTCTCCCCCGCGACCCGGCCGCTGATCAAGTACACGGCACTGAAACTGGGCGCGGACAAAGGCAACAGCCTGCACCTGAACCGATTGTTCAAAGGCACTCCCGCCAAACTCGCCGCCAAGCTGGCGGGCCTGCCCAAACCGACGAATTGCTTATGA
- a CDS encoding cysteine hydrolase family protein: MNTALLIIDVQNALCSGEEECFDSQRIIRTINDLAAKTRALGLTVILIQHEELEGSLTYGSAAWQLADDLLTAADDLRVRKTTPDAFYQTDLQPLLQARGIDRLVICGLQTDYCVNATVRQAHALGYDVVLVADAHSTVDNGSMAAEQIIANHNNRLGRLSSAVSRIDVVPAAEIRL, translated from the coding sequence ATGAACACCGCATTGCTGATCATCGATGTCCAGAACGCGCTGTGCTCAGGCGAAGAGGAATGCTTCGACAGCCAGCGCATCATCCGGACCATCAACGACCTGGCGGCCAAAACCCGGGCCCTCGGCTTGACGGTGATCCTGATCCAGCACGAAGAGTTGGAAGGTTCGCTGACCTATGGTTCTGCCGCCTGGCAACTGGCCGACGACCTGTTGACCGCAGCCGATGACCTGCGGGTGCGCAAGACCACCCCCGATGCTTTCTACCAGACCGACCTGCAACCGTTGTTGCAGGCCCGAGGCATCGACCGCCTGGTGATCTGCGGGCTGCAAACCGACTATTGCGTCAACGCCACCGTGCGCCAGGCCCATGCCCTGGGGTACGACGTGGTTTTGGTGGCCGATGCCCACTCCACGGTGGACAACGGCAGCATGGCGGCCGAGCAGATCATTGCCAATCACAACAACCGATTGGGGCGGCTGAGCAGTGCGGTATCGCGGATCGATGTGGTGCCGGCTGCTGAAATCCGTCTGTAG
- a CDS encoding GNAT family N-acetyltransferase produces the protein MTLRIERTDAPTDEERQAILAPLRAYNTAKTGGTVPELVAWLVRDEHDEIVGGLYGRVFFRWLYIELLVVPEQARGQGTGSTLMQMAEALAREKNCVGIWLDTFDFQAPEFYRRHGFTEIGQIDDYPPGHQHFFFQKRLTPSD, from the coding sequence ATGACGCTACGAATCGAACGCACGGACGCGCCCACCGACGAAGAACGCCAAGCCATCCTCGCTCCGCTGCGCGCCTATAACACGGCCAAGACCGGCGGGACAGTGCCTGAACTGGTGGCCTGGCTGGTGCGCGATGAACACGACGAAATCGTCGGAGGGCTCTATGGCCGAGTGTTTTTCCGCTGGTTGTATATCGAGCTGCTGGTGGTGCCGGAACAGGCCCGGGGCCAGGGCACCGGCTCGACCCTGATGCAGATGGCCGAAGCACTGGCCCGGGAGAAAAACTGCGTGGGCATCTGGCTGGACACCTTCGACTTCCAGGCGCCGGAGTTCTACCGCAGGCACGGCTTCACGGAAATCGGCCAGATCGACGACTACCCGCCAGGTCACCAGCACTTCTTCTTCCAGAAGCGCCTGACGCCCTCTGACTAA
- the serS gene encoding serine--tRNA ligase translates to MLDSKLLRSNLQDVADRLASRGFALDVARIEALEEQRKTVQTRTEALQAERNARSKSIGQAKQRGEDIAPLMADVERMAGELSAGKVELDAIQTELDSILLGIPNLPHESVPVGEDEDGNVEVRRWGTPTTFDFPVQDHVALGEKFGWLDFETAAKLSGARFALLRGPIARLHRALAQFMINLHVTEHGYEEAYTPYLVQAPALQGTGQLPKFEEDLFKISREGEADLYLIPTAEVSLTNIVAGEIVDAKQLPIKFVAHTPCFRSEAGASGRDTRGMIRQHQFDKVEMVQIVEPSKSMEALESLTANAEKVLQLLELPYRTLALCTGDMGFSAVKTYDLEVWIPSQDKYREISSCSNCGDFQARRMQARFRNPETGKPELVHTLNGSGLAVGRTLVAVLENYQQADGSIRVPEVLKPYMGGIEVIG, encoded by the coding sequence ATGCTCGATTCCAAACTGTTACGTAGCAACCTTCAGGACGTAGCGGACCGCCTGGCATCCCGTGGCTTTGCCCTGGACGTCGCGCGCATCGAAGCGCTGGAAGAACAGCGCAAGACCGTCCAGACCCGCACCGAAGCCCTGCAGGCTGAACGTAACGCGCGCTCCAAATCCATCGGTCAGGCCAAGCAACGCGGTGAAGACATCGCGCCGCTGATGGCCGATGTCGAGCGCATGGCGGGCGAGTTGAGTGCCGGCAAGGTCGAACTGGACGCAATCCAGACCGAGCTGGATTCGATCCTGCTGGGCATCCCCAACCTGCCTCATGAGTCGGTGCCGGTCGGTGAAGACGAAGACGGCAACGTCGAAGTGCGCCGTTGGGGCACGCCGACAACCTTCGATTTCCCGGTCCAGGACCATGTCGCCCTGGGCGAGAAATTCGGCTGGCTGGATTTCGAAACCGCCGCCAAGCTGTCGGGCGCCCGTTTTGCCTTGCTGCGTGGGCCGATTGCCCGTCTGCACCGGGCCCTGGCGCAGTTCATGATCAACCTGCACGTCACCGAGCACGGCTACGAAGAAGCCTACACGCCGTACCTGGTCCAGGCCCCGGCCCTGCAAGGCACTGGCCAGTTGCCGAAATTCGAGGAAGACCTGTTCAAGATCAGCCGCGAAGGCGAGGCCGACCTGTACCTGATCCCGACCGCCGAAGTGTCGCTGACCAACATCGTGGCCGGCGAGATCGTCGACGCCAAGCAACTGCCGATCAAGTTCGTCGCCCACACGCCATGCTTCCGCAGTGAAGCCGGGGCGTCGGGCCGTGATACCCGCGGCATGATCCGCCAGCACCAGTTCGACAAGGTCGAGATGGTCCAGATTGTCGAACCGTCGAAATCCATGGAAGCGCTGGAAAGCCTGACCGCCAACGCCGAGAAGGTCCTGCAGCTGTTGGAACTGCCGTATCGCACCCTGGCCCTGTGCACCGGTGACATGGGCTTCAGCGCGGTCAAGACCTACGACCTGGAAGTCTGGATCCCGAGCCAGGACAAGTACCGCGAGATTTCTTCGTGCTCCAACTGCGGTGACTTCCAGGCCCGCCGCATGCAGGCGCGTTTCCGCAATCCGGAAACCGGCAAGCCGGAACTGGTCCACACCCTCAATGGCTCCGGCCTGGCGGTGGGTCGTACCCTGGTGGCGGTGCTGGAAAACTACCAGCAGGCCGACGGTTCGATCCGTGTGCCTGAAGTGTTGAAGCCCTACATGGGCGGCATCGAGGTCATCGGCTAA
- a CDS encoding DUF6388 family protein — protein sequence MAATEQQHERALAKFLDERPELRHELDHLNPLLAQAKGETAAQYRAERLHEAFEAEAERLGLFAWELTLQLTAASPQDYQAQRLEVHKEVAEMAGMAWAEYCELHGLKV from the coding sequence ATGGCGGCAACCGAACAGCAACACGAACGGGCCCTGGCAAAGTTTCTCGATGAGCGCCCCGAACTGCGCCACGAACTGGACCACCTCAACCCGCTGCTGGCCCAGGCCAAGGGCGAGACCGCCGCGCAGTACCGCGCCGAGCGCTTGCATGAAGCCTTCGAAGCCGAGGCCGAGCGCCTGGGCCTGTTTGCCTGGGAACTGACCCTGCAACTGACCGCCGCCTCGCCCCAGGACTACCAGGCCCAGCGCCTGGAAGTGCACAAGGAAGTGGCGGAGATGGCGGGAATGGCGTGGGCAGAGTATTGCGAGTTGCATGGCCTCAAGGTCTAG
- the tusD gene encoding sulfurtransferase complex subunit TusD: MKFAIALFSAAHAPSSRRALLFAQAALAGGHEIVRLFFYQDGVYNACASVVTPQDEQDLPQQWRTFVSDNQLDGVVCIAAALRRGVLNEEEAQRYQRSAVSVEAPWALSGLGQLHDAIQDADRLICFGGA; the protein is encoded by the coding sequence ATGAAGTTCGCCATCGCGCTGTTTTCCGCCGCCCATGCGCCCTCCTCGCGCCGTGCCTTGCTGTTTGCCCAGGCTGCGCTGGCGGGCGGGCATGAGATCGTGCGGCTGTTTTTCTATCAGGACGGTGTCTATAACGCCTGCGCCAGTGTCGTCACGCCCCAGGATGAACAGGACCTGCCCCAGCAGTGGCGAACCTTTGTCAGCGACAACCAGCTCGACGGTGTGGTCTGCATCGCGGCGGCGTTGCGCCGTGGGGTGTTGAACGAGGAAGAGGCCCAGCGCTACCAGCGCTCGGCGGTTAGCGTCGAGGCGCCCTGGGCCTTGTCCGGGCTGGGCCAGTTGCACGATGCGATCCAGGACGCCGACCGTTTGATCTGCTTTGGAGGCGCGTGA
- the tusB gene encoding sulfurtransferase complex subunit TusB, with translation MSTLHVLSHSPFGDNRLASCLRVLGNQDALLLCGDATYALQPGSPPFAVLQAAGVNLFVLAEDLQARALDTPDWAEAINYSGFVELSIEHDKVNTWL, from the coding sequence ATGTCGACTTTACACGTGTTGTCTCATTCGCCCTTCGGCGATAACCGCCTCGCCAGTTGCCTGCGGGTACTGGGCAATCAGGATGCGCTGCTGCTGTGCGGCGACGCGACGTACGCGTTGCAACCGGGCAGCCCACCGTTTGCAGTGCTACAGGCCGCTGGCGTGAACCTGTTCGTGCTTGCCGAAGACCTCCAGGCCCGCGCCCTGGACACGCCTGACTGGGCCGAAGCCATCAACTACTCGGGTTTCGTCGAGCTGTCGATCGAGCACGACAAGGTCAACACCTGGCTATGA
- a CDS encoding glycosyl transferase family protein, which translates to MTDFPSLTLETPAEHPFAQFVRILGKGKRGARNLTREEAREAMGLVLDEKVEDTQLGAFLMLLRHKEESAEEMAGFTEALRERLVVPALAVDLDWPTYAGKKRHLPWYLLAAKCLGQNGVRIFMHGGGAHTAGRLYTEQLLAFLQIPLCRDWQQVAGALDNGGLAFMPLVDWAPQMQRMIDLRNTLGLRSPIHSLARILNPLAARCGLQSIFHPGYQAVHRDASGLLGDTAIVIKGDGGEIEINPDADSHLYGTTGGVSWDEEWPRLSEQRHVKPESLDPEHLKAIWRGDVQDSYPQLALIATMALALRGLGLAREEAFDKARQYWNARDRSI; encoded by the coding sequence ATGACCGACTTTCCATCGCTGACCCTTGAGACCCCGGCCGAACACCCGTTCGCCCAGTTCGTGCGCATCCTGGGCAAAGGCAAGCGCGGCGCCCGCAACCTGACCCGCGAAGAAGCCCGCGAAGCCATGGGCCTGGTGCTCGACGAAAAGGTCGAGGACACCCAGCTTGGCGCCTTCCTGATGTTACTGCGGCACAAGGAAGAAAGTGCCGAGGAGATGGCCGGTTTCACCGAGGCCCTGCGTGAACGCTTGGTGGTCCCGGCGTTGGCGGTGGACCTCGACTGGCCGACCTACGCCGGCAAGAAGCGCCATTTGCCGTGGTACCTGCTGGCGGCCAAGTGCCTTGGGCAGAACGGCGTGCGGATCTTCATGCACGGCGGCGGCGCTCACACGGCGGGCCGGCTCTACACCGAACAACTGTTGGCGTTTTTGCAGATCCCGCTATGCCGTGACTGGCAACAGGTCGCCGGCGCGCTGGACAATGGCGGCCTGGCTTTCATGCCGCTGGTGGACTGGGCGCCGCAAATGCAGCGGATGATCGACCTGCGCAACACCCTGGGCCTGCGCTCGCCGATCCACTCACTGGCACGCATCCTCAACCCGCTGGCCGCCCGTTGCGGCTTGCAAAGCATTTTCCACCCGGGCTACCAAGCCGTGCATCGCGACGCCAGCGGTTTGCTCGGTGATACCGCCATCGTGATCAAGGGCGACGGCGGCGAGATCGAAATCAACCCGGACGCCGACAGCCACCTGTACGGCACCACCGGCGGCGTCAGCTGGGACGAAGAATGGCCCCGCCTGTCCGAGCAGCGCCATGTCAAACCGGAAAGCCTCGACCCCGAACATCTGAAAGCCATCTGGCGCGGCGACGTGCAAGACAGCTACCCGCAACTGGCGCTGATCGCGACCATGGCGTTGGCCTTGCGTGGCCTGGGCCTGGCTCGCGAAGAAGCGTTCGACAAAGCCCGGCAGTATTGGAACGCCCGGGATCGTTCGATTTAA
- a CDS encoding glutathione S-transferase family protein gives MGLLVEGRWQDQWYESKDGTFQREQAQRRHWVTADGSAGPSGESGFAAEAGRYHLYVSLACPWAHRTLILRKLKGLEDLIDVSVVSYLMLENGWTFDKAHGSTGDKLDHLQFLHQRYTADTPDYTGRVTVPALWDKRQQRIVNNESAEIIRMFNSAFDGLTGNGLDLYPEHLRDDIDALNERIYPAVNNGVYRAGFATTQAAYEEAFDRLFAELDWLEALLETRRYLAGEYLTEADIRLFTTMIRFDAVYFGHFKCNLRRIADYPNLSNWLRELYQWPGIAETVDFTHIQGHYYGSHKTINPNGIVPKGPKQDFRVAHDRGRLSGNGIWQRD, from the coding sequence ATGGGTTTGTTAGTCGAGGGCCGCTGGCAGGATCAGTGGTATGAAAGCAAGGACGGCACCTTCCAGCGTGAACAGGCGCAGCGCCGTCACTGGGTCACCGCCGACGGCAGCGCCGGCCCTTCGGGTGAGAGCGGCTTCGCCGCCGAGGCCGGGCGCTACCATTTGTATGTCTCCCTGGCCTGTCCCTGGGCGCACCGCACGCTGATCTTGCGCAAGCTCAAGGGCCTGGAAGACTTGATCGATGTATCGGTAGTCAGCTACCTGATGCTGGAAAACGGCTGGACCTTCGACAAGGCCCACGGCTCCACTGGCGACAAACTCGACCATCTGCAATTCCTGCATCAGCGCTACACCGCCGACACGCCGGACTACACTGGCCGCGTCACGGTTCCGGCCCTTTGGGACAAACGGCAACAGCGCATCGTCAACAATGAATCGGCGGAAATCATCCGCATGTTCAACAGTGCCTTCGACGGCTTGACCGGCAACGGGCTGGACCTCTATCCCGAACACCTGCGCGACGACATCGACGCCTTGAACGAGCGGATTTATCCGGCGGTGAACAATGGCGTGTATCGCGCCGGGTTCGCCACGACCCAAGCCGCGTATGAAGAAGCCTTCGACCGGCTATTCGCCGAACTGGATTGGCTGGAAGCGTTACTGGAAACCCGCCGCTACCTGGCTGGCGAATACCTGACCGAGGCCGACATCCGCCTGTTCACCACGATGATCCGCTTCGACGCGGTGTACTTCGGCCACTTCAAATGCAACCTGCGGCGCATCGCCGACTACCCGAACCTGTCGAACTGGCTGCGAGAGCTGTACCAATGGCCGGGCATTGCCGAGACCGTGGATTTCACGCATATCCAGGGCCATTACTATGGTAGCCACAAGACCATCAACCCCAATGGAATCGTGCCCAAGGGGCCGAAGCAGGATTTCAGGGTTGCCCATGATCGGGGAAGGTTGAGTGGGAACGGGATTTGGCAGCGCGATTAA
- the tusC gene encoding sulfurtransferase complex subunit TusC codes for MAKSLLLISRQAPWSGPGAREALDIVLAGGAFDLPIGLLFLDDGVFQLTSGQNAKVVQQKDLSANLQALPMFGVDDLFVCADSAAERGIATDTLALGDVKALTAPQIAALIDRYDQVITL; via the coding sequence ATGGCCAAGTCTTTGTTGTTGATCAGCCGCCAGGCCCCCTGGTCCGGCCCCGGCGCCCGGGAAGCGTTGGACATCGTGTTGGCCGGCGGCGCGTTCGACCTGCCCATCGGCCTGCTGTTTCTCGATGACGGGGTGTTCCAGCTGACGAGCGGCCAGAACGCCAAGGTCGTCCAGCAAAAGGACCTGAGCGCGAACTTGCAGGCATTGCCGATGTTTGGCGTCGACGACCTGTTTGTCTGCGCCGACAGCGCCGCCGAACGAGGTATCGCCACCGATACCCTGGCGCTGGGCGACGTGAAAGCACTGACCGCGCCGCAAATCGCCGCGCTCATTGACCGTTACGACCAGGTGATCACCCTCTGA
- the cysG gene encoding siroheme synthase CysG: MDYLPLFHNLRGSRVLVVGGGEIALRKSRLLADAGALLRVVAPDIEPQLRELVSGSGGECILRGYVEADLDGCGLIIAATDDEPLNAQVSADAHKRCVPVNVVDAPALCSVIFPAIVDRSPLVIAVSSGGDAPVLARLIRAKLETWIPSTYGQLAGLAARFRSQVKGLFPDVQQRRAFWEEVFQGPIADRQLAGQGAEAERLLREKIDGQAPNAPGEVYLVGAGPGDPDLLTFRALRLMQQADVVLYDRLVAPAILELCRRDAERIYVGKRRSEHAVPQDQINQQLVDLARQGKRVVRLKGGDPFIFGRGGEEIEELAAHGIPFQVVPGITAASGCAAYAGIPLTHRDYAQSVRFITGHLKDGTSDLPWADLVSPAQTLVFYMGLVGLPMICSELIKHGRAADTPAALIQQGTTSNQRVFTGTLADLPRLVAEHEVHAPTLVIVGEVVQLREKLAWFEGAQGQV; this comes from the coding sequence ATGGACTATTTGCCACTGTTCCACAACCTGCGCGGCAGCCGCGTGCTGGTGGTCGGCGGCGGGGAGATTGCCTTGCGCAAGTCTCGCTTGCTGGCCGATGCCGGTGCGCTGCTGCGGGTGGTCGCACCCGACATCGAACCGCAGTTGCGGGAACTGGTCAGTGGCAGCGGCGGTGAATGCATCCTGCGTGGTTACGTCGAAGCGGATCTGGACGGCTGCGGCCTGATCATCGCCGCCACCGACGACGAACCGCTCAATGCCCAGGTCTCGGCAGACGCTCATAAGCGTTGCGTGCCGGTCAACGTGGTGGACGCGCCGGCGCTGTGCAGCGTGATCTTCCCGGCGATTGTCGACCGTTCACCCTTGGTGATCGCGGTGTCCAGTGGCGGCGATGCGCCGGTGCTGGCGCGGTTGATCCGGGCCAAGCTGGAAACCTGGATTCCGTCGACCTACGGGCAGTTGGCTGGGTTGGCGGCGCGTTTTCGCAGCCAGGTCAAAGGCTTGTTTCCCGATGTGCAGCAACGACGGGCGTTCTGGGAAGAAGTGTTCCAGGGCCCTATCGCCGACCGGCAACTGGCCGGGCAGGGCGCGGAAGCCGAGCGTCTACTGCGGGAAAAGATCGATGGCCAGGCGCCGAACGCGCCGGGCGAAGTTTATCTGGTGGGCGCCGGGCCGGGTGATCCGGACCTGTTGACCTTCCGCGCCTTGCGCTTGATGCAGCAGGCCGACGTGGTGCTGTACGACCGCCTGGTGGCGCCGGCGATCCTGGAACTGTGCCGGCGCGACGCCGAGCGCATCTACGTCGGCAAGCGTCGTTCCGAACACGCCGTGCCCCAGGACCAGATCAACCAGCAATTGGTCGACCTGGCCCGCCAGGGCAAGCGCGTGGTGCGGTTGAAGGGGGGCGATCCGTTCATCTTCGGGCGCGGCGGCGAGGAGATCGAAGAACTGGCGGCCCATGGCATTCCGTTCCAGGTCGTCCCGGGCATCACCGCGGCCAGCGGTTGCGCGGCCTACGCCGGGATCCCGCTGACCCATCGCGACTATGCCCAATCGGTGCGTTTCATCACCGGCCATCTCAAGGATGGCACCAGTGACTTGCCTTGGGCCGACCTGGTCTCTCCGGCCCAGACATTGGTGTTCTACATGGGTTTGGTCGGCCTGCCGATGATTTGCAGCGAGCTGATCAAGCATGGCCGTGCGGCGGATACGCCTGCGGCACTGATCCAGCAGGGCACGACGTCCAACCAGCGGGTCTTTACCGGCACTTTGGCGGACTTGCCACGGCTGGTGGCCGAGCACGAAGTTCATGCGCCGACGCTGGTGATCGTTGGGGAAGTGGTGCAGTTGCGCGAGAAACTAGCTTGGTTTGAAGGGGCTCAGGGGCAGGTCTAG
- the ggt gene encoding gamma-glutamyltransferase — MKFESLARTLIAISLTLSCLYVQAASQAPVAAENGMVVTAQHLATHVGVDVLKNGGNAVDAAVAVGYALAVVYPAAGNLGGGGFMTLQMADGRKTFLDFREKAPLAATANMYLDKDGNVVPDLSTRGHLAVGVPGTVSGMELALKKYGSKPRAELIAPAIKFAEEGFALEQGDVDLLETATDVFKKDMRDSGAIFLHNGEPMQVGQKLVQKDLAKTLREISAKGADGFYKGWVADALVTASQANKGIITQADLDKYKTRELAPVECDYRGYHIISAPPPSSGGVVLCQIMNILDGYPMKDLGFHSAQGMHYQIEAMRHAYVDRNSYLGDPDFVKNPIDHLLDKNYAAKLRAAIEPQKAGDSQKIKPGVAPHEGSNTTHYSIVDKWGNAVSVTYTLNDWFGAGVMASKTGVILNDEMDDFTAKVGVPNMYGLVQGEANAIAPGKAPLSSMSPTIVTKDGKTVMVVGTPGGSRIITATLLTILNVIDYGMNLQEAVDAPRFHQQWMPEETNLEAFAASPDTRKLLESWGHKFAGPQDPNHIAAILVGAPSLGGKPVGKNRFYGANDPRRNTGLSLGY; from the coding sequence ATGAAGTTCGAATCCTTAGCCCGAACCCTCATTGCCATATCCCTGACCCTCAGCTGTTTGTATGTCCAGGCCGCCTCTCAGGCACCGGTGGCCGCCGAGAACGGCATGGTGGTCACCGCCCAGCACCTGGCGACCCATGTGGGTGTCGACGTGCTCAAGAACGGCGGCAATGCCGTGGATGCGGCGGTGGCGGTGGGGTATGCCTTGGCGGTGGTGTATCCGGCGGCGGGCAATCTGGGCGGGGGTGGGTTCATGACCCTTCAAATGGCCGATGGCCGCAAGACGTTCCTGGATTTCCGCGAAAAAGCCCCCCTGGCCGCCACGGCCAACATGTATCTGGACAAGGACGGCAATGTCGTCCCCGACCTCAGCACCCGCGGACACCTGGCCGTGGGCGTGCCCGGCACCGTCTCCGGCATGGAGTTGGCGTTGAAGAAGTACGGCAGTAAACCGCGGGCGGAGCTGATCGCCCCGGCCATCAAGTTCGCCGAGGAAGGCTTCGCCCTGGAGCAGGGAGATGTCGATCTGCTGGAAACCGCCACCGATGTGTTCAAGAAGGACATGCGCGACTCCGGGGCGATCTTCCTGCACAACGGCGAGCCCATGCAGGTCGGCCAGAAGCTGGTGCAAAAGGACCTCGCCAAGACCCTGCGGGAAATCTCCGCCAAGGGTGCCGACGGCTTCTACAAGGGCTGGGTCGCCGATGCGCTGGTCACCGCCAGCCAGGCCAACAAAGGCATTATCACCCAGGCCGACCTGGACAAGTACAAGACCCGCGAGCTGGCCCCGGTGGAGTGCGACTACCGCGGCTACCACATCATCTCGGCGCCGCCGCCCAGTTCCGGCGGGGTGGTGCTGTGCCAGATCATGAACATCCTCGACGGTTATCCGATGAAGGACCTGGGGTTCCATTCGGCCCAGGGCATGCACTATCAGATCGAAGCCATGCGCCACGCCTACGTGGACCGCAACAGTTACCTGGGTGACCCGGACTTCGTGAAGAACCCCATCGACCATCTGCTGGATAAAAACTACGCCGCCAAGCTGCGGGCCGCGATCGAACCGCAAAAGGCCGGCGACTCGCAGAAGATCAAGCCCGGCGTGGCGCCCCATGAGGGCAGCAACACCACCCATTACTCCATTGTCGACAAGTGGGGCAACGCCGTCTCGGTCACCTACACCCTGAACGACTGGTTCGGTGCCGGTGTCATGGCGAGCAAGACCGGGGTGATCCTCAACGATGAAATGGACGATTTCACCGCCAAGGTCGGCGTGCCCAACATGTACGGCCTGGTCCAGGGCGAAGCCAACGCCATCGCGCCGGGCAAGGCGCCGCTGTCATCCATGAGCCCGACCATTGTCACCAAGGACGGCAAGACGGTCATGGTGGTGGGCACCCCGGGCGGTAGCCGGATCATCACCGCGACGTTGCTGACTATCCTCAATGTGATCGACTACGGCATGAACCTCCAGGAGGCGGTCGACGCGCCGCGCTTCCACCAGCAGTGGATGCCGGAGGAAACCAACCTGGAGGCGTTCGCGGCCAGCCCCGATACCCGGAAGCTGCTGGAGAGCTGGGGGCACAAGTTTGCCGGCCCGCAGGACCCCAACCACATTGCCGCGATCCTGGTCGGTGCGCCGTCATTGGGTGGCAAGCCGGTGGGCAAGAACCGCTTCTATGGCGCCAACGACCCCCGTCGCAACACTGGGTTGTCGCTGGGGTATTGA
- a CDS encoding CAP domain-containing protein, protein MRHPVRSSRFVSLCLLALFPLFASPAHARGERQLVDAINDFRSQSRRCEWRTVRATPPLVLRSNLGLPMGFRGGLRETLKDAGYQARAVRSIRLTDARDAEEAFEMLTDEHCAALLDNQYADIGVNRVGDEWRVVLAQPMGGTRMSDAGATDKSLLAQVNAARAKPRMCGRQRFAAARPLSWNTALGTAAQGHSRSMARENYFAHRDPDGRSSSDRAKSAGFRGHKLGENIAAGQRSPTQAMHDWLASPGHCANLMNPMFTQMGAASASDSRSDAGVYWTMVLGAP, encoded by the coding sequence ATGCGCCACCCTGTTCGCTCTAGCCGTTTCGTTTCGCTGTGCTTGCTTGCCCTGTTTCCCTTATTTGCCAGCCCCGCCCACGCCCGTGGCGAAAGGCAGTTGGTGGACGCCATCAACGATTTCCGTAGCCAATCACGCCGCTGTGAATGGCGCACGGTGCGTGCCACGCCGCCGCTGGTGCTGCGCTCGAACCTGGGCTTGCCGATGGGCTTTCGCGGTGGGCTGCGGGAGACCTTGAAAGACGCCGGCTACCAGGCCCGGGCCGTGCGCAGCATCCGCCTGACCGATGCGCGGGACGCCGAAGAAGCATTCGAAATGTTGACCGACGAACATTGCGCAGCACTGCTGGACAACCAATACGCCGACATCGGCGTCAATCGGGTCGGTGATGAGTGGCGCGTGGTGCTGGCGCAGCCCATGGGAGGCACACGGATGAGCGACGCGGGTGCGACGGATAAGTCGCTGCTGGCCCAGGTCAACGCCGCCAGGGCCAAGCCGCGGATGTGCGGGCGCCAGCGCTTCGCCGCGGCCCGGCCGCTGAGCTGGAACACCGCGCTGGGAACCGCCGCCCAAGGCCACAGCCGGTCGATGGCCCGCGAGAATTATTTCGCCCATCGCGACCCGGACGGTCGCTCCTCTTCCGATCGGGCCAAGAGCGCCGGCTTTCGCGGACATAAATTGGGCGAGAACATCGCCGCCGGACAACGCTCACCGACCCAGGCCATGCACGACTGGCTGGCCAGCCCGGGGCACTGCGCCAACCTGATGAATCCGATGTTCACCCAGATGGGCGCCGCTTCCGCCAGCGATTCACGCAGTGATGCGGGGGTGTACTGGACGATGGTGCTTGGCGCACCGTGA